From the genome of Chelonia mydas isolate rCheMyd1 chromosome 2, rCheMyd1.pri.v2, whole genome shotgun sequence, one region includes:
- the CPNE3 gene encoding copine-3 isoform X1, with protein sequence MAAQCVTKVELTISCNNLLDKDIGSKSDPLCVLLHNTSGQQWYEVDRTERVKNSLNPKFAKRFLIDYYFELVQKFKFGIYDIDNKTIDLSDDDFLGEFECTLGQIVSCKTLTRPLMFKNGKPAGKGSITITAEEVKDNRVVLFEIEARKLDNKDIFGKSDPYLEFHKQTSEGNWVMVHRTEVIKNNLNPVWKPFKIPLNSLCYSDMDKTIKVECYDYDNDGSHDLIGSFLTTMSKLKEASRSSPAEFECINEKKRQKKKSYKNSGVVSVKHCEIIVECTFLDYIMGGCQLNFTVGIDFTGSNGDPRSPDSLHYISPNGVNEYLTAIWSVGMVIQDYDADKMFPAFGFGAQIPPSYQVSHEFPLNFNPSNPFCTGIQGVIDAYRACLPQVKLYGPTNFSPIINHVATLAGAATQQQTASQYFVLLIITDGVITDLDATRSAIVNAAKLPMSIIIVGVGGADFSAMEFLDGDNGSLRSPTGEPAIRDIVQFVPFRQFQNAPKEALAQCVLAEVPQQVVNYFSTYKLQPPKNPAAK encoded by the exons ATGGCGGCACAATGTGTAACAAAGGTGGAGCTGACCATCTCCTGCAACAATCTCCTGGATAAAGATATTGGTTCAAAGTCGGACCCGCTGTGTGTACTTCTCCATAATACAAGTGGGCAACAGTGGTATGAG GTTGATCGCACAGAAAGGGTTAAGAATTCCTTGAACCCAAAGTTCGCCAAGAGGTTCCTAATTGATTACTACTTTGAACTGGTTCAGAAGTTTAAATTTGGGATTTATGACATTGACAACAAAACCATTGATCTAAGTGATGATGACTTCCTGGGAGAATTTGAATGCACTCTGGGACAA ATAGTCTCCTGCAAGACACTAACAAGACcattaatgtttaaaaatgggAAACCTGCCGGGAAAGGAAGCATTACG ATTACAGCAGAAGAAGTAAAGGATAACAGAGTGGTCTTGTTCGAAATAGAAGCAAGGAAACTAGACAATAAG GATATTTTTGGAAAGTCAGACCCTTACTTGGAGTTCCACAAGCAGACCTCGGAAGGGAACTGGGTAATGGTTCACAGAACTGAG GTTATAAAAAACAACTTGAATCCTGTCTGGAAGCCCTTTAAAATACCTCTCAATTCTCTGTGTTACAGTGATATGGATAAAACAATCAAG GTAGAGTGTTATGATTATGACAATGATGGGTCTCATGATCTCATAGGGAGTTTTCTAACCACGATGTCAAAACTGAAGGAAGCTTCTCGATCATCACCG GCTGAATTTGAATGCATCAATGAGAAgaagagacaaaagaagaaaagctaCAAAAATTCTGGTGTCGTGAGTGTGAAGCACTGTGAG ATTATAGTGGAATGCACGTTCCTTGATTACATCATGGGAGGATGTCAGCTGAATTTCACT GTGGGGATAGATTTTACAGGCTCCAATGGGGACCCTCGCTCACCAGACTCTCTACATTACATCAGCCCTAATGGGGTTAACGAATACCTGACAGCCATTTGGTCTGTAGGAATGGTCATTCAGGACTATGATGC AGATAAAATGTTTCCAGCCTTTGGATTTGGTGCACAGATTCCTCCTTCCTATCAG GTATCTCATGAGTTTCCGTTAAACTTTAACCCATCAAATCCATTCTGCACTG GAATCCAAGGCGTTATTGATGCATACCGGGCCTGCCTTCCTCAAGTAAAATTATATGGGCCAACCAATTTTTCTCCAATAATAAACCATGTGGCTACATTAGCTGGTGCAGCTACACAGCAACAGACAGCATCA CAATATTTTGTGCTCCTCATCATAACGGATGGTGTGATAACAGACCTTGATGCAACCAGATCTGCCATAGTTAATGCCGCAAAGCTTCCCATGTCCATTATCATTGTTGGCGTTGGAGGAGCTGATTTCAGTGCCATGGAGTTTCTTGATGGTGACAATGGAAGTCTCAGGTCCCCAACTGGAGAGCCAGCTATCAGAGACATTGTCCAGTTTGTGCCATTTAGGCAGTTCCAAAAT gCTCCCAAAGAAGCTCTGGCTCAGTGTGTCCTGGCAGAAGTGCCTCAGCAAGTGGTAAACTACTTCAGCACATACAAACTGCAGCCTCCCAAGAATCCTGCCGCAAAGTGA
- the CPNE3 gene encoding copine-3 isoform X2, with the protein MAAQCVTKVELTISCNNLLDKDIGSKSDPLCVLLHNTSGQQWYEVDRTERVKNSLNPKFAKRFLIDYYFELVQKFKFGIYDIDNKTIDLSDDDFLGEFECTLGQIVSCKTLTRPLMFKNGKPAGKGSITITAEEVKDNRVVLFEIEARKLDNKVIKNNLNPVWKPFKIPLNSLCYSDMDKTIKVECYDYDNDGSHDLIGSFLTTMSKLKEASRSSPAEFECINEKKRQKKKSYKNSGVVSVKHCEIIVECTFLDYIMGGCQLNFTVGIDFTGSNGDPRSPDSLHYISPNGVNEYLTAIWSVGMVIQDYDADKMFPAFGFGAQIPPSYQVSHEFPLNFNPSNPFCTGIQGVIDAYRACLPQVKLYGPTNFSPIINHVATLAGAATQQQTASQYFVLLIITDGVITDLDATRSAIVNAAKLPMSIIIVGVGGADFSAMEFLDGDNGSLRSPTGEPAIRDIVQFVPFRQFQNAPKEALAQCVLAEVPQQVVNYFSTYKLQPPKNPAAK; encoded by the exons ATGGCGGCACAATGTGTAACAAAGGTGGAGCTGACCATCTCCTGCAACAATCTCCTGGATAAAGATATTGGTTCAAAGTCGGACCCGCTGTGTGTACTTCTCCATAATACAAGTGGGCAACAGTGGTATGAG GTTGATCGCACAGAAAGGGTTAAGAATTCCTTGAACCCAAAGTTCGCCAAGAGGTTCCTAATTGATTACTACTTTGAACTGGTTCAGAAGTTTAAATTTGGGATTTATGACATTGACAACAAAACCATTGATCTAAGTGATGATGACTTCCTGGGAGAATTTGAATGCACTCTGGGACAA ATAGTCTCCTGCAAGACACTAACAAGACcattaatgtttaaaaatgggAAACCTGCCGGGAAAGGAAGCATTACG ATTACAGCAGAAGAAGTAAAGGATAACAGAGTGGTCTTGTTCGAAATAGAAGCAAGGAAACTAGACAATAAG GTTATAAAAAACAACTTGAATCCTGTCTGGAAGCCCTTTAAAATACCTCTCAATTCTCTGTGTTACAGTGATATGGATAAAACAATCAAG GTAGAGTGTTATGATTATGACAATGATGGGTCTCATGATCTCATAGGGAGTTTTCTAACCACGATGTCAAAACTGAAGGAAGCTTCTCGATCATCACCG GCTGAATTTGAATGCATCAATGAGAAgaagagacaaaagaagaaaagctaCAAAAATTCTGGTGTCGTGAGTGTGAAGCACTGTGAG ATTATAGTGGAATGCACGTTCCTTGATTACATCATGGGAGGATGTCAGCTGAATTTCACT GTGGGGATAGATTTTACAGGCTCCAATGGGGACCCTCGCTCACCAGACTCTCTACATTACATCAGCCCTAATGGGGTTAACGAATACCTGACAGCCATTTGGTCTGTAGGAATGGTCATTCAGGACTATGATGC AGATAAAATGTTTCCAGCCTTTGGATTTGGTGCACAGATTCCTCCTTCCTATCAG GTATCTCATGAGTTTCCGTTAAACTTTAACCCATCAAATCCATTCTGCACTG GAATCCAAGGCGTTATTGATGCATACCGGGCCTGCCTTCCTCAAGTAAAATTATATGGGCCAACCAATTTTTCTCCAATAATAAACCATGTGGCTACATTAGCTGGTGCAGCTACACAGCAACAGACAGCATCA CAATATTTTGTGCTCCTCATCATAACGGATGGTGTGATAACAGACCTTGATGCAACCAGATCTGCCATAGTTAATGCCGCAAAGCTTCCCATGTCCATTATCATTGTTGGCGTTGGAGGAGCTGATTTCAGTGCCATGGAGTTTCTTGATGGTGACAATGGAAGTCTCAGGTCCCCAACTGGAGAGCCAGCTATCAGAGACATTGTCCAGTTTGTGCCATTTAGGCAGTTCCAAAAT gCTCCCAAAGAAGCTCTGGCTCAGTGTGTCCTGGCAGAAGTGCCTCAGCAAGTGGTAAACTACTTCAGCACATACAAACTGCAGCCTCCCAAGAATCCTGCCGCAAAGTGA